From Saccharomyces paradoxus chromosome IX, complete sequence, one genomic window encodes:
- the YRB2 gene encoding Yrb2p (similar to YIL063C) codes for MSETNGGNVANENSEVKQTAVESPIDKLDRTPKRPRENDQDKQREETSDKLEPSNDNDGEKKEEGKKDQESSHKKIKVDEGKAVDTGSVEDDKKKDKFVFGAASKFGTGFGVAKKDTKDEEEATTSTESLPASNNKTKKPFAFGSGLSFGSGFSILKNKTENNSETEKKATDDKDKVHSGSEQLANASEEPNDKPKPLKLQKQEVKSGEESEECIYQINAKLYQLSNIKEGWKERGVGVIKVNKSKDDDEKTRIVMRSRGILKVILNIQLVKGFTVQKGFTGSLQSEKFIRLLAVDDNGDPAQYAIKTGKKETTDELYNIIVKSVPK; via the coding sequence ATGAGCGAGACCAATGGTGGCAATGTGGCCAACGAAAATTCTGAGGTGAAGCAGACTGCAGTTGAAAGTCCCATTGATAAACTAGATAGAACTCCTAAAAGACCGAGAGAAAATGATCAGGATAAACAAAGGGAGGAAACAAGTGACAAATTGGAACCATCCAATGATAACGATGgggagaaaaaagaggaaggtAAAAAAGACCAAGAATCATCGCACAAGAAGATTAAGGTTGACGAGGGCAAGGCCGTAGATACTGGCAGTGTGGAAGAtgacaaaaagaaggataaaTTCGTGTTTGGTGCGGCATCTAAGTTTGGAACTGGGTTTGGTGTTGCCAAGAAGGACACgaaagatgaagaagaggcaACCACCAGTACTGAATCTTTGCCAGCTTCtaacaacaaaacaaagaagCCATTTGCATTTGGTTCAGGTTTATCATTTGGCAGCGGCTTCAgcatattgaaaaacaaaacagaaaataactctgaaactgaaaagaaagctaCTGACGACAAAGATAAGGTCCACAGTGGGTCCGAACAACTAGCAAACGCCTCAGAAGAACCAAACGACAAACCAAAACCCCTCAAACTGCAGAAACAGGAAGTCAAGTCGGGTGAGGAGTCTGAAGAGTGTATATACCAGATCAATGCTAAACTGTATCAACTTTCCAACATAAAAGAAGGCTGGAAAGAAAGAGGTGTTGGTGTCATCAAAGTCAATAAAAGTAAAGACGATGACGAGAAGACGCGTATAGTCATGAGGTCTCGCGGTATCTTGAAAGtcattttgaatattcaaCTGGTCAAGGGATTCACTGTGCAAAAGGGATTTACAGGTTCTTTGCAAAGCGAGAAATTCATAAGATTACTAGCAGTTGATGACAACGGTGACCCCGCACAGTACGCTATAAAGACTGGCAAGAAGGAAACCACGGATGAATTGTATAACATTATAGTTAAGTCCGTTCCTAAAtaa
- a CDS encoding uncharacterized protein (similar to YIL067C) has product MGVHFDDNANTTWEATDPSFLSDSDGHHHATESIQLQDFSNSDMENMLDEEGTENNKSKWLLLKRKPPIQKFIERVWNGPVEPSDEPPSFPKRWRWLKKIDDFPQATFKAKIPSKLIRLLLLIVYCCFWMRIFYFLIYPYLIKPPYFHPNDGSEKIPILSLSCNSYLNWEGTNNECGLNAKNCGPLDNKEYMIRCPALCDRGGWTYSAIAVGNRRVKYTGYEIGGGALFSEEDPMAVSYPYRSDSFPCASAVHAGVISPFYGGCIKLSMQGAQNSFPSKRGMYNTGFSVAFNSFFPGSYSFRDIQGGILSGCYDPRAAVVALNMLFGLPIFYLYDSIYGYWINTIVGYWTLVLSLDPPLLTDAHDPASVYELFSVGFQRLLPLCFVLYVVWKSAVKRTLENGSPIAKVILWYPTFWLGISNNVTFDRLPVDRLTAKDLKEQAGALTAVGSIAATIFTCAIIQAYSLWKSGRFKKYFKIYICFIGGLVALGSLPGLNLRIHHYILGSILVPGCATRGSSAYLFQGILVGLILSGVARWDFASIVETDTALLRGEAGASLKPPILNFSSSQNHSLSWHLNATDPVIDQKGNIDGFSLLLNDVEVYVGKNETVSIDILRMENPKLAQMMDDALDASNGIIELYLRVARASVRSPTNRGDYTNAGVLQWPNGIWQEPEPGVS; this is encoded by the coding sequence ATGGGCGTGCATTTTGATGACAATGCTAATACAACGTGGGAAGCCACTGACCCTAGCTTTTTAAGTGATTCCGATGGACACCACCATGCGACTGAGTCTATACAATTGCAGGACTTCTCCAATTCAGACATGGAAAATATGCTTGATGAAGAGGGGacagaaaataataaatcaaaATGGCTACTATTAAAGAGGAAACCCCCCATTCAAAAGTTTATTGAGAGAGTTTGGAATGGCCCTGTTGAACCAAGTGACGAACCGCCTAGCTTTCCCAAACGTTGGCGGTGGTTGAAAAAGATAGATGATTTTCCACAAGCTACATTCAAAGCTAAGATACCAAGTAAGTTGATAAGGCTGTTACTACTAATTGTGTACTGCTGCTTTTGGATGCGCATTTTTTACTTCCTCATATACCCCTATCTCATCAAGCCACCGTATTTTCATCCGAATGATGGCTCAGAGAAAATTCCAATATTGTCTTTGAGTTGCAATTCCTATTTGAACTGGGAGGGTACAAATAACGAATGCGGCTTGAATGCTAAAAACTGCGGTCCACTtgataataaagaatacATGATCAGGTGTCCAGCACTATGTGATAGAGGTGGGTGGACGTACTCCGCCATTGCCGTAGGGAACAGAAGAGTCAAATATACAGGATATGAAATTGGTGGAGGTGCCCTGTTTAGCGAAGAAGACCCGATGGCCGTGTCCTATCCTTATAGGAGCGACTCGTTTCCATGCGCTTCTGCAGTGCATGCAGGTGTTATCTCACCATTTTACGGCGGCTGTATTAAACTTTCGATGCAAGGAGCTCAAAATTCTTTCCCATCAAAAAGAGGAATGTACAACACTGGGTTTTCCGTAGCAtttaattcattttttcccGGTTCATATTCATTCAGAGATATACAGGGTGGTATACTGTCCGGCTGTTACGATCCGCGGGCAGCTGTAGTAGCATTGAATATGCTCTTTGGGCTGCcgatattttatttatatgaCAGTATTTATGGGTATTGGATAAACACGATAGTGGGCTATTGGACTCTTGTATTATCACTGGATCCTCCATTGTTAACGGATGCGCATGATCCAGCTAGCGTGTATGAGCTTTTCAGCGTTGGGTTTCAACGACTTTTACCTTTGTGCTTTGTTTTATATGTCGTTTGGAAGAGTGCCGTGAAAAGAACACTGGAAAATGGGTCTCCCATAGCGAAGGTGATACTCTGGTATCCTACATTTTGGTTAGGCATCTCGAATAATGTCACTTTTGACCGATTGCCTGTTGATAGACTCACGGCgaaagatttgaaagaGCAAGCTGGAGCATTGACTGCTGTGGGATCTATTGCTGCCACTATTTTTACATGCGCAATTATACAGGCTTATTCACTTTGGAAATCGGGACGATTCAAAAagtatttcaaaatatacATCTGTTTTATTGGCGGATTGGTAGCGTTGGGATCTTTGCCAGGACTGAATTTGAGGATACATCATTACATCTTAGGTTCTATACTGGTCCCGGGCTGCGCGACGAGAGGGTCATCTGCATATCTATTCCAAGGAATTTTGGTCGGGTTAATTCTATCAGGTGTAGCAAGATGGGATTTTGCAAGCATAGTTGAGACAGATACGGCCTTATTAAGAGGGGAAGCAGGAGCTTCTCTGAAGCCACCGATACTGAATTTCAGCAGCAGTCAAAATCACTCTCTTTCATGGCATCTAAATGCAACCGATCCAGTAATTGatcaaaaaggaaacatAGACGGCTTTTCGTTACTTTTAAATGACGTGGAAGTTTACGTAGGCAAAAATGAGACAGTTAGTATTGATATTCTTCGAATGGAGAATCCAAAACTTGCCCAAATGATGGACGATGCTCTCGATGCCTCTAACGGAATAATAGAATTGTATTTAAGGGTCGCTCGTGCTTCTGTACGATCTCCAACGAATAGAGGCGACTATACGAATGCAGGAGTTTTGCAATGGCCAAACGGGATATGGCAGGAGCCTGAACCAGGCGTATCCTAA
- the FIS1 gene encoding Fis1p (Protein involved in mitochondrial fission and peroxisome abundance~similar to YIL065C) gives MTKVDFWPTLKDAYEPLYPQQLEILRQQVVSEGGPTATIQSRFNYSWGLIKSTDVNDERLGVKILTDIYKEAESRRRECLYYLTIGCYKLGEYSMAKRYVDTLFEHERNNKQVGALKSMVEDKIQKETLKGVVVAGGVLAGAVAVASFFLRNKRR, from the coding sequence ATGACCAAAGTAGATTTTTGGCCAACTCTCAAGGATGCATACGAACCACTCTATCCGCAGCAGCTAGAGATTCTGCGCCAGCAAGTGGTCTCTGAGGGGGGCCCCACCGCCACTATACAGTCAAGGTTTAACTACTCATGGGGGTTGATCAAATCCACTGACGTAAATGATGAAAGACTCGGTGTGAAAATCCTCACAGACATTTACAAAGAGGCCGAGTCCCGTAGACGGGAATGCCTATATTACTTGACCATCGGTTGCTACAAGCTGGGTGAGTACTCCATGGCAAAGCGATACGTGGACACGCTGTTCGAACATGAGCGGAATAACAAGCAGGTGGGTGCTTTGAAGAGTATGGTGGAGGACAAGATTCAGAAGGAAACACTCAAAGGTGTTGTCGTCGCTGGGGGCGTACTAGCCGGTGCTGTGGCCGTGGctagtttctttttaagaaacaaaagaaggtAG
- the RNR3 gene encoding ribonucleotide-diphosphate reductase subunit RNR3 (Minor isoform of large subunit of ribonucleotide-diphosphate reductase~similar to YIL066C) → MYVIKRDGRKEPVQFDKITSRITRLSYGLDPNRIDAVKVTQRIISGVYSGVTTVELDNLAAETCAYMTTVHPDYATLAARIAISNLHKQTTKQFSKVIEDLHDWINPATGKHAPMISDEIYNIVMENKDTLNSAIVYDRDFKYTYFGFKTLERSYLLRLNGEVAERPQHLVMRVALGIHGSDIDSVLKTYNLMSLRYFTHASPTLFNAGTPHPQMSSCFLIAMKDDSIEGIYDTLKECAMISKTAGGVGLHINNIRSTGSYIAGTNGTSNGLIPMIRVFNNTARYVDQGGNKRPGAFALFLEPWHADIFDFVDIRKTHGKEEIRARDLFPALWIPDLFMKRVQEDGPWTLFSPSAAPGLDDVWGDEFEELYTRYEREGRGKTIKAQKLWYAILQAQTETGTPFMVYKDACNRKTNQQNLGTIKSSNLCCEIVEYSSPDETAVCNLASIALPAFVEMSEDGKTASYNFESLHEIAKVITHNLNRVIDRNYYPVPEARNSNMRHRPIALGVQGLADTYMMLRLPFESEEAQTLNKQIFETIYHATLEASCELAQKEGKYSTFEGSPASKGILQFDMWNAKPFGMWDWETLRKDIVKHGLRNSLTMAPMPTASTSQILGYNECFEPVTSNMYSRRVLSGEFQVVNPYLLRDLVDLGIWDDSMKQYLITENGSIQGLPNVPQELKELYKTVWEISQKTIINMAADRSIYIDQSHSLNLFLQAPSMGKITSMHFYGWKKGLKTGMYYLRTQAASAAIQFTIDQEIADQAATHVASAAELDRPVYVPKGTKFSEQKAASALTENSDNEKEASPVPSEQSSVSSAMSNMKLEDGVAPAVPTETIKEDSDEKKCDIYNEKVIACTAPTPEACESCSG, encoded by the coding sequence ATGTACGTTATTAAAAGAGACGGCCGCAAAGAGCCCGTTCAATTCGATAAAATTACCTCTCGTATCACCCGTTTGTCATACGGTTTAGACCCAAACCGTATCGACGCTGTTAAGGTAACCCAACGTATCATTTCTGGTGTGTACTCCGGTGTTACTACCGTTGAACTAGACAACCTGGCTGCTGAAACATGTGCCTACATGACTACTGTGCACCCTGATTATGCCACGCTAGCCGCTAGAATCGCCATCTCTAATTTACATAAGCAAACTACAAAgcaattttccaaagttaTTGAGGACTTGCACGACTGGATTAACCCTGCGACTGGGAAACATGCTCCTATGATTTCAGATGAAATTTACAACATTGTCATGGAGAACAAAGATACCTTGAACTCGGCCATCGTGTACGATAGAGATTTCAAGTATACGTATTTTGGGTTCAAGACTTTGGAGCGTTCGTATTTGCTAAGACTGAACGGTGAAGTGGCAGAACGGCCACAGCACTTGGTTATGCGTGTGGCGCTAGGTATCCACGGTAGTGATATCGATTCTGTGCTGAAGACCTACAATTTGATGTCATTAAGATATTTCACTCACGCTTCCCCAACCTTATTTAACGCTGGTACTCCACACCCCCAAATGTCTTCATGTTTCCTAATTGCCATGAAGGATGACTCTATTGAAGGTATTTATGatactttgaaagaatGTGCTATGATTTCCAAGACTGCAGGTGGTGTTGGTCTTCATATTAACAACATCCGTTCCACAGGTTCTTATATCGCCGGTACCAACGGTACTTCAAATGGGTTGATTCCTATGATTCGTGTTTTCAACAATACTGCTCGTTATGTGGACCAAGGAGGTAACAAGAGACCTGGTGCCTTTGCCCTTTTCTTGGAACCATGGCACGCAGATATCTTCGACTTTGTCGATATTAGAAAAACCCATggtaaagaagaaattcgTGCAAGGGATTTATTCCCTGCTCTGTGGATTCCTGACCTTTTTATGAAACGTGTTCAAGAGGATGGTCCCTGgactttattttctccCAGTGCTGCCCCAGGTTTAGATGATGTCTGGGGTGACGAATTTGAAGAGCTATATACCCGTTACGAAAGGGAAGGTCGTGGTAAAACCATTAAAGCCCAAAAGTTATGGTATGCCATTTTACAAGCACAAACAGAAACAGGTACACCTTTCATGGTTTACAAGGACGCATGTAACAGAAAGACAAACCAACAGAACTTGGGTACCATTAAATCATCCAACTTGTGTTGTGAAATCGTCGAGTATTCTTCCCCAGATGAAACCGCCGTTTGTAATCTAGCCTCTATTGCCCTCCCAGCATTTGTCGAGATGTCTGAAGATGGTAAAACTGCAAGTTATAATTTCGAGAGTTTACATGAAATTGCTAAAGTCATTACCCATAACTTGAACAGAGTCATCGACCGTAATTATTATCCAGTTCCTGAAGCCAGAAATTCAAATATGAGGCATAGACCTATTGCCTTGGGTGTTCAAGGTCTGGCCGATACCTATATGATGTTGCGTCTACCTTTTGAATCAGAAGAAGCTCAAACTTTGAACAAACAGATTTTCGAAACCATTTATCATGCTACTCTTGAAGCCTCCTGTGAATTGGCACAGAAGGAAGGTAAGTATTCTACTTTCGAAGGTTCTCCAGCCTCTAAAGGTATTCTACAATTTGACATGTGGAATGCTAAGCCATTTGGTATGTGGGATTGGGAAACCTTAAGAAAGGACATTGTCAAACATGGATTAAGAAACTCTTTGACAATGGCGCCAATGCCAACTGCCTCAACTTCTCAAATTCTTGGATATAACGAATGTTTCGAACCAGTGACTTCAAACATGTACTCTCGTCGTGTCTTGTCTGGTGAATTCCAAGTCGTTAATCCATATTTATTACGTGATTTAGTCGACCTGGGCATTTGGGATGATAGTATGAAGCAATATCTGATTACAGAAAATGGTTCTATTCAGGGCTTACCAAATGTCCCACAAGAATTGAAGGAGTTATACAAAACTGTTTGGGAAATTTCTCAGAAGACCATTATCAACATGGCTGCTGATCGTTCCATCTATATCGACCAGTCTCATTCCTTGAACCTTTTCCTACAAGCACCATCGATGGGTAAAATTACTAGCATGCACTTTTATGGTTGGAAGAAGGGTTTAAAAACTGGTATGTACTACTTAAGAACACAAGCTGCTTCTGCTGCCATCCAGTTTACCATTGATCAAGAGATTGCCGACCAAGCCGCTACACATGTCGCCTCTGCCGCGGAATTGGACCGTCCAGTTTATGTTCCAAAAGGTACAAAGTTCTCTGAACAAAAGGCCGCATCAGCGCTTACCGAAAACTCAGATAATGAGAAAGAAGCATCTCCAGTTCCATCCGAACAATCTTCTGTTTCAAGCGCTATGTCAAATATGAAATTGGAAGACGGCGTTGCTCCTGCAGTTCCTACGGAAACAATCAAAGAAGATTCAGATGAGAAAAAGTGTGATATTTACAATGAAAAGGTGATAGCTTGCACCGCTCCTACTCCAGAAGCATGTGAATCATGTTCCGGTTGA
- the SEC6 gene encoding SNARE-binding exocyst subunit SEC6 (Essential 88kDa subunit of the exocyst complex~similar to YIL068C), translating into MSSDPLQQVCDLIKGDLSLERVRDIKEQLLKEKSIVEYQLNKESDKYYGGVEESLKLLNLSKNSVTSIKQQINEVNKLGNDNRFAINRYDILFRATKLYETINTTSSIYDRIYNFVALMEHIERLLVAELAEDALETGCPHLLEIHFLLTSARDFQEQVVVMAKEATEDAQRTVMKLFSRLSGIISKFDKLLDGLTYDIVEMARAEQISLAIRLFKIYDLEEREDLRIEAIRNIIKKKEIEIEKTSIKKLPNSKNTARLQDETPKVIEYPTNKGLYQEIMSGTISTRTSPRGYKHFLINGINNSISEMFGEMKEKYVGDQKFDVLDNMDWVFNELIIVKEHIANCCPPHWNIFEVYFNQYYKELHSLITDLVESEPETIIILDILAFDKTFQDTLKQDFGFTKSEVKSVIGDKEKETLFKDYLNLIVVKMTEWIGNLEKAEFDVFLERSTPPHSDSDGLLFLDGTKTCFQMFTQQVEVAAGTNQAKILVGVVERFSDLLTKRQKNWISKISGEIKKQINYNHKYDIDPESITPEDECPGGLVEYLIAVSNDQMKAADYAVAISSKYGKLVSKAYEKQITNHLEGTLDGFAEVAQCSSLGLITLMFDDLRKPYQEIFSKTWYMGSQAQQIADTLDEYLLDIRPQMNSVLFVNFIDNVIGETIIKFLTALSFEHSFKSKNNKFLEAMKRDFEIFYQLFVKVLDGNESKDTLITQNFTVMEFFMDLSCEPVDSILDIWQKYLEVYWDSRIDLLVGILKCRKDVSSSERKKIIQQATEMLHDYRRNMEANGVDREPTLMRRFALEFEKQ; encoded by the coding sequence ATGTCCTCAGATCCCTTGCAGCAAGTTTGTGATTTAATAAAGGGAGATCTATCACTTGAAAGAGTACGAGATATTAAGGAACAATtgttaaaggaaaaatccATTGTAGAGTACCaattaaataaagaatCAGATAAATACTATGGTGGAGTCGAAGAATCTCTCAAACTGCTGAACTTATCCAAAAATTCGGTCACTTCAATCAAACAACAAATCAATGAAGTTAACAAATTGGGTAATGATAACCGATTTGCAATTAATCGTTATGATATACTTTTTCGGGCCACAAAACTCTATGAAACGATCAATACGACATCCTCTATTTACGATCGAATATATAATTTTGTTGCATTGATGGAGCATATAGAAAGACTATTAGTGGCGGAATTAGCGGAAGATGCGTTGGAGACTGGCTGTCCTCATCTTTTGGAAATTCATTTCCTATTAACCTCAGCACGGGACTTCCAAGAGCAGGTTGTCGTTATGGCTAAAGAAGCAACCGAAGATGCACAACGTACAGTCatgaaacttttttcaagattgTCAGGAATAATATCcaaatttgataaattgcTGGACGGATTAACTTATGATATTGTAGAAATGGCCAGAGCAGAGCAAATATCCTTAGCAATTCGactcttcaaaatttatGACCTAGAAGAGAGGGAAGATTTGAGAATTGAAGCTATTAGAAACAtcatcaagaagaaagaaattgaaattgaaaaaacttcaataaagaaacttcCAAATAGCAAAAATACTGCAAGGTTACAAGACGAGACACCCAAAGTTATAGAATACCCGACAAACAAGGGATtatatcaagaaataatGAGCGGTACAATCTCAACGAGAACATCACCTCGTGGTTATAAGCATTTCTTAATAAATGGTATAAATAACTCTATTTCTGAAATGTTTGGtgaaatgaaagaaaaatatgttggtgatcaaaaatttgatgttCTTGATAACATGGATTGGGTTTTCAACGAATTGATTATTGTAAAGGAACATATTGCAAACTGCTGTCCGCCACATTGGAACATATTTGAGGTATACTTTAACCAATACTACAAGGAATTACATTCATTGATTACAGATCTCGTGGAATCTGAACCCGAAACAATTATCATTCTAGATATTCTTGCGTTCGATAAGACATTTCAGGACACTCTTAAGCAAGATTTTGGTTTTACCAAGAGCGAAGTCAAATCTGTTATCGgcgataaagaaaaggaaacacTATTTAAAGActatttgaatttgattgTGGTTAAAATGACCGAATGGATCGGTAATTTGGAAAAAGCAGAATTTGATGTATTCTTGGAAAGAAGCACGCCACCACATTCTGATTCAGATGGGttactttttcttgatggtACTAAAACCTGCTTCCAAATGTTTACACAGCAAGTGGAAGTGGCAGCAGGTACTAATCAGGCCAAGATACTTGTTGGTGTAGTTGAAAGATTCAGTGACCTGCTAACAAagagacaaaaaaattggatttccaaaataagtggagaaatcaaaaagCAAATCAATTACAATCATAAATATGATATAGATCCAGAGAGTATAACTCCGGAAGATGAGTGTCCAGGAGGTTTGGTGGAATATTTAATTGCAGTGTCAAACGACCAAATGAAAGCTGCGGACTACGCCGTTGCGATTTCATCCAAATATGGTAAACTTGTCTCTAAAGCTTATGAAAAGCAAATTACAAATCACTTGGAGGGCACTTTAGATGGGTTCGCTGAAGTTGCTCAATGCAGTTCTTTAGGCTTAATCACATTAATGTTCGATGACTTGAGAAAACCCTATCAAGAGATTTTTAGCAAGACTTGGTATATGGGAAGTCAAGCCCAGCAAATCGCAGACACGCTCGATGAATATCTCTTGGATATCAGGCCTCAGATGAACTCTGTGTTGTTTGTTAACTTCATAGATAATGTTATTGGTGAAACAATTATAAAGTTCTTGACCGCCTTATCGTTCGAACATTCATTCAAGAGCAAAAACAATAAGTTTTTAGAGGCAATGAAGAGggattttgaaattttttatcaactCTTTGTCAAAGTGCTGGATGGTAATGAAAGTAAGGATACGCTAATCACACAGAACTTTACTGTCATGGAGTTCTTCATGGATCTAAGCTGTGAGCCGGTAGATAGCATATTGGATATTTGGCAAAAGTATCTTGAAGTATACTGGGACTCACGCATAGATTTGCTTGTAGGAATATTGAAGTGCAGGAAGGACGTGAGTAGCtcagaaagaaagaagatcaTACAACAGGCTACGGAAATGTTACATGATTACCGCCGTAACATGGAGGCCAACGGCGTAGATCGTGAGCCTACTTTGATGAGGCGGTTTGCGTTGGAATTCGAAAAGCAATAA
- the EFM4 gene encoding Efm4p (Lysine methyltransferase~similar to YIL064W) — protein sequence MSLVLEDDNVERSQSGKVVQMQDKAELSTSKLGTKKYWDELYALELENFRRNPQDTGDCWFSDSDAEQKMIDFLVDNIGAYRISEDASVVDLGTGNGHMLFELHQTEFQGKLVGIDYSEESVKLATNIAEATGVDNFISFEQADIFSGDWNPEKYDIVLDKGTLDAISLSGMKINGKLDVVDVYAAVVEKFLKKDGIFLITSCNFTQDELIKIIETDNLKMWKTIKYPVFQFGGVQGATICSIAFVKRN from the coding sequence atgAGCTTGGTTCTTGAGGACGATAACGTGGAACGGAGTCAATCCGGGAAGGTAGTACAGATGCAGGACAAGGCGGAGTTGAGCACCTCGAAACTCGgtacaaaaaaatactggGATGAACTGTATGCCCTGGAGCTGGAGAATTTCAGGCGAAATCCGCAAGATACCGGAGACTGTTGGTTTAGCGATAGCGATGCTGAACAGAAGATGATCGATTTTCTGGTAGATAACATTGGTGCCTACAGAATTTCTGAGGATGCGTCTGTTGTGGACCTTGGTACAGGTAATGGGCACATGTTATTCGAACTGCATCAGACAGAATTCCAAGGCAAACTGGTCGGGATAGACTATTCTGAAGAAAGTGTCAAACTGGCCACTAACATAGCAGAGGCCACCGGTGTAGACAATTTCATCAGTTTCGAGCAAGCAGACATCTTTAGTGGTGACTGGAACCCGGAAAAGTACGACATCGTGCTGGATAAGGGGACCCTGGATGCCATTTCATTGAGTGGCATGAAGATCAACGGCAAACTTGACGTAGTCGATGTATACGCAGCAGTGgtggaaaaatttctgaaaaagGACGGTATCTTCTTGATCACTTCTTGTAATTTCACACAAGATGAACTAATAAAGATCATAGAGACtgataatttgaaaatgtggaaaacaataaaataccCGGTTTTCCAGTTTGGCGGCGTCCAGGGTGCGACCATATGTAGTATAGCATTTGTTAAACGAAATTGA
- the ARC15 gene encoding Arc15p (Subunit of the ARP2/3 complex~similar to YIL062C) — MEADWRRIDIDAFDPESGRLTAADLVPPYETIVTLQELQPRMNQLRSLATSGDSVGAVQLLTTDPPYSADAPTKEQYFGSVLEALTQVRQADIGNVIKTLSDSQKDVLVKYLYKGMSVPHGQKQGGVLLAWLEKITQVSGVTPIVHYISDRRTV; from the coding sequence ATGGAAGCCGATTGGAGGAGAATTGACATCGATGCATTCGATCCAGAGAGCGGCAGACTGACCGCTGCCGATCTAGTACCACCATACGAAACCATTGTCACATTACAAGAATTACAACCTCGAATGAATCAATTGCGCTCGCTGGCCACAAGTGGTGACTCTGTGGGAGCCGTTCAATTACTCACAACCGATCCTCCATACAGTGCAGACGCTCCAACGAAGGAGCAATATTTTGGGAGCGTGCTTGAAGCCTTGACACAAGTCAGACAAGCCGATATTGGTAATGTAATCAAAACTTTGAGTGATTCTCAGAAAGACGTGTTGGTGAAGTACCTTTACAAGGGAATGTCCGTACCTCATGGCCAGAAACAGGGGGGTGTCTTGCTTGCTTGgttggaaaaaattactCAAGTCAGCGGTGTCACACCTATTGTTCATTATATATCGGATAGAAGAACTGTATGA